GCTCAGGCTGAAGACCCTCCCCTCGTGCGGCCGGCAGAGCTCGCAGGCGTTCGCGTGCCGGGACCACTCCACGAGGTCGCACTCGTAGCGCGCGCAGGTGTCCCTCGCGGCCGCCGTCTGGGCCTTCCGGAACTCCGTCCGGACGACCATCTTGGCGTACTTGGCGATGTCGTAGTTCCGGCCGTTTATGACTATGAAGTCCCCGGCCTCAACGAGCTTGTAGATTTTTTCCATCAGCATCGAGGTCAGGCGCCGGCGGCTCCAGCTCGAGGCGACGGCGACGGCCGCGGCCTCCCCGACCTCGGCGATGTAGAGGTCCCGCTCGACGTCGTCGAACTCCTGGATCCTCGAGGCCGCCCCGGCCGCGATCCGGAAGGCGGCGAGGAAGTTGTCGACCGAGCGCCTGATCGTCGCGTTCGCCTCGAGGAGGTACTGCCTGAGCCTCGCCAGGGACTCGGAGAGCCCCGGGCTCCCCTTCCTGGCCTCCTC
The sequence above is drawn from the Candidatus Deferrimicrobiaceae bacterium genome and encodes:
- a CDS encoding phage minor capsid protein: MPGEKLSAGEARIVGLYAAAKKRVLGELTRMAISSYNESMAQETRKKVDAIVSALNAAVVREGARAVRSAYRGRVAATAVRAEILGFEEARKGSPGLSESLARLRQYLLEANATIRRSVDNFLAAFRIAAGAASRIQEFDDVERDLYIAEVGEAAAVAVASSWSRRRLTSMLMEKIYKLVEAGDFIVINGRNYDIAKYAKMVVRTEFRKAQTAAARDTCARYECDLVEWSRHANACELCRPHEGRVFSLSGKDPIYPPLSGNEPPLHPNCGHSILATSREAIGARGEEALA